The proteins below are encoded in one region of Corallococcus silvisoli:
- a CDS encoding histidine phosphatase family protein, whose amino-acid sequence MTTEFILLRHGETEWNAQDRLQGHMNSSLSREGLRQADALAERLATLPFQALYSSDLDRAVETAARIAASTGHALQPDARLRERALGILEGLTRMEARQRYPDVFAAYTEGGADYVVPKGESASQRLRLALQCLGELGARHPEARVVVVTHGGLLSGLLRHCLGIPPSTPRAFSVLNAGWNQFDLHEGGFRMVTWGDVSHLRGLSLDDT is encoded by the coding sequence ATGACGACAGAATTCATCCTGCTCCGGCACGGGGAGACGGAGTGGAACGCCCAGGACCGTTTGCAGGGACACATGAACAGCTCCCTGAGCCGCGAAGGGCTGCGGCAGGCGGACGCCCTGGCCGAGCGCCTCGCCACCCTCCCCTTCCAGGCGCTCTACAGCAGCGACCTGGATCGCGCGGTGGAGACGGCGGCCCGCATCGCGGCGAGTACGGGTCACGCCCTCCAGCCGGATGCACGCCTGCGCGAGCGTGCGCTGGGCATCCTCGAAGGGCTGACGCGCATGGAGGCCCGACAGCGATACCCAGACGTCTTCGCCGCGTACACGGAGGGCGGCGCCGACTACGTCGTCCCCAAGGGCGAGAGCGCGTCCCAGCGACTGCGGCTGGCGCTCCAGTGTCTGGGGGAGCTGGGGGCACGGCACCCGGAGGCCCGCGTCGTGGTGGTCACCCATGGAGGGCTGCTCAGCGGACTGCTCCGCCATTGCCTGGGCATCCCGCCGTCCACGCCACGCGCCTTCTCCGTCCTCAACGCCGGCTGGAACCAGTTCGACCTGCACGAAGGCGGCTTCCGGATGGTGACCTGGGGGGACGTCAGCCACCTGCGCGGCCTCAGCCTGGATGACACGTGA
- a CDS encoding DegT/DnrJ/EryC1/StrS family aminotransferase yields the protein MSSRIHLSSPHMGTLERGYVDEAFENNWIAPLGPHVDAFQDEFARCVGTPHAVALSSGTAALHLALQLLGVGPGDDVLVSTLTFAATVNPIRYLGASPVFIDSERTSWNMDPVLLEEELAMRARVGRLPRAVVVVHLYGQSADLDPLLAACDRYGVPMVEDAAEALGSTYKGRVPGTVGRVGIYSFNGDKILTTSGGGMLVSPDGELARHALKLATQARDTATHCQHSEIGYNYRLSNVLAGIGRGQLQVLEDRVAARRANHAFYANAFQDLPGIAFMPEAPWGRHTRWLTAITIDPAVFGADREAVRSALERENIEARPVWKPMHLQPVFANFERRRGCVAEELFRQGLCLPSGSSLTARELERVVEAVRATPRKQALRTTG from the coding sequence ATGTCCTCCCGCATCCACCTGTCCTCACCCCACATGGGCACGCTCGAGCGCGGCTATGTCGACGAAGCGTTCGAGAACAATTGGATCGCCCCCTTGGGGCCGCACGTGGACGCCTTCCAGGATGAGTTCGCCCGGTGCGTGGGCACGCCGCACGCGGTCGCGCTGAGCTCCGGCACGGCCGCGCTCCACCTGGCGCTCCAGTTGCTGGGCGTGGGGCCCGGAGATGACGTGCTGGTGAGCACGCTCACCTTCGCCGCGACGGTGAACCCCATCCGCTACCTGGGGGCTTCGCCCGTCTTCATCGACAGCGAGCGCACCTCCTGGAACATGGACCCGGTGCTGCTGGAGGAGGAGCTGGCGATGCGCGCCCGAGTGGGCCGGCTGCCGCGCGCCGTGGTGGTGGTGCACCTCTACGGCCAGAGCGCGGACCTGGATCCGCTCCTGGCCGCGTGCGACCGCTACGGCGTGCCCATGGTGGAGGACGCGGCGGAGGCCCTGGGCAGCACGTACAAGGGCCGCGTGCCGGGCACCGTGGGGCGGGTGGGCATCTATTCGTTCAACGGCGATAAGATCCTCACCACGTCCGGGGGCGGGATGCTGGTGTCGCCGGACGGGGAGCTGGCCCGGCACGCGCTCAAGCTGGCCACGCAGGCCCGGGACACGGCGACGCACTGCCAGCACTCGGAGATTGGCTACAACTACCGGCTCAGCAACGTGCTGGCTGGGATTGGCCGGGGGCAGTTGCAGGTGCTGGAGGACCGGGTGGCGGCGCGCCGCGCGAACCACGCGTTCTACGCGAACGCCTTCCAGGACCTGCCCGGCATCGCGTTCATGCCGGAGGCCCCGTGGGGCCGGCATACGCGCTGGCTGACGGCCATCACCATCGACCCGGCGGTGTTCGGCGCGGACCGGGAGGCGGTGCGGAGCGCGCTCGAGCGGGAGAACATCGAGGCGCGGCCGGTGTGGAAGCCCATGCACCTGCAACCCGTCTTCGCGAACTTCGAACGGCGGCGGGGCTGCGTGGCGGAGGAGCTCTTCCGTCAGGGGCTGTGCCTGCCTTCTGGCTCCAGCCTCACGGCCCGGGAGCTGGAGCGGGTGGTGGAGGCGGTTCGCGCCACTCCCCGGAAACAGGCGCTGCGGACCACGGGTTGA
- a CDS encoding ferrichrome ABC transporter substrate-binding protein, which produces MSRRSQLFLLVLVSGLLHAALFLALSRSSAGRVRRPSAPRAIEMEIVTRDSPPVSTPPPARPVPKPPRSAPRAPTAPIAQPAPHEAPSRPAPEPMAPDALAESTPSAQRSDALAAASTPRGGDVPSAGPKLDLNPRGLMGGGLLKGGPPSTGRTIRNDPGSQPDPKALAALEAEHVQRRVDGWAKDAAAAARASGGAMPPYFAKLRQGFAERLVDPPPPDARVVLGRLRREQLEAMERFGRTGSPDSTKERDFRMEGFDRMRAAAESGRAANMAMMDVTAPVLALAAIVEVRQARDGRLVDLKVLEGSGDPKFDTWAVSQLRDALASADAPTDGGVGIHEDGMWTRWRLEEYLGNPRVKIHLLAVY; this is translated from the coding sequence GTGTCCCGGCGCTCACAGCTGTTCCTCCTGGTCCTGGTGTCAGGGCTCCTGCACGCGGCGCTCTTCCTGGCGCTGTCGCGGAGCTCCGCCGGGCGCGTGCGGAGGCCGTCCGCGCCGCGGGCCATCGAGATGGAGATCGTGACCCGGGATTCTCCGCCCGTGTCCACGCCGCCTCCCGCCCGGCCCGTTCCGAAGCCGCCCAGGTCGGCCCCGCGTGCACCGACAGCGCCCATCGCGCAGCCCGCCCCTCATGAAGCGCCCTCCAGGCCCGCGCCAGAGCCGATGGCGCCCGATGCGCTGGCGGAGAGCACGCCGTCAGCGCAACGCTCCGACGCGCTGGCCGCAGCCTCCACGCCGCGGGGCGGGGATGTCCCGAGCGCGGGCCCCAAGCTCGACCTGAATCCTCGGGGGCTGATGGGCGGCGGGCTGCTGAAGGGAGGACCGCCGTCGACGGGACGGACGATCCGCAACGACCCCGGCTCGCAGCCCGACCCGAAGGCGTTGGCCGCCCTGGAGGCGGAGCACGTGCAGCGGCGGGTGGACGGGTGGGCCAAGGACGCGGCGGCGGCGGCGCGGGCCTCTGGGGGCGCGATGCCTCCCTACTTCGCGAAGCTGCGCCAGGGCTTCGCGGAGCGGCTGGTGGACCCGCCCCCGCCCGATGCCCGCGTGGTGCTCGGGCGGCTGCGGCGCGAACAATTGGAGGCGATGGAGCGGTTCGGCCGCACGGGCAGTCCCGACTCCACGAAGGAGCGCGACTTCCGGATGGAAGGCTTTGACCGGATGCGCGCCGCCGCGGAGTCCGGGCGCGCGGCGAACATGGCCATGATGGATGTCACGGCCCCCGTGCTCGCGCTCGCCGCCATCGTGGAGGTGCGGCAGGCGCGCGATGGCCGCCTGGTGGACCTCAAGGTGCTGGAAGGCTCCGGGGATCCGAAGTTCGACACCTGGGCGGTGTCGCAGCTGCGCGATGCGCTCGCCAGCGCGGACGCCCCCACGGATGGCGGCGTGGGCATCCATGAGGACGGGATGTGGACCCGCTGGCGGTTGGAGGAATACCTCGGCAACCCCCGCGTGAAGATCCACCTGCTCGCCGTCTACTGA
- a CDS encoding trypsin-like serine protease: MRRWTAASAVSLLIIGCGPQATEEQPPQPGAPAATSQEIVGGANTTIAQNPWQVSLQSSGGSHFCGGTIINESWILTAQHCVNSGGSISKPGRVVAGITKRSGSSAGQIRTVSQVFVYPGYVDANVGKDAALLKLSSPLDLSGANAKAIPRVTEEDEAAGVTNAGVIARVTGWGTLSSGSSSLPDTLQTVNVALITNASAQSSYPSETIGADQLGAASPGKDSCQGDSGGPLTVLKGGTQVLAGIVSWGYGCADARYPGMYGRVSSFENWITNTLNGASQGTTVLDLGGLSGATGSFTHYAINVPSGTTALTVFQSGGTGDADLYVRQGAQPTTSLYNCRPYASGNEETCTFNNPTAGTWYVSVRGYSAFTGVSLKATVQ, encoded by the coding sequence GTGCGCCGTTGGACCGCCGCCAGCGCGGTTTCGCTGCTGATCATCGGGTGTGGTCCCCAGGCCACCGAGGAGCAGCCGCCCCAGCCGGGGGCTCCCGCCGCCACGTCGCAGGAAATCGTCGGTGGCGCCAACACCACCATCGCGCAGAACCCGTGGCAGGTGTCGCTGCAGAGCAGCGGCGGCAGCCACTTCTGCGGCGGCACCATCATCAACGAGAGCTGGATCCTCACCGCGCAGCACTGCGTGAACTCCGGGGGCAGCATCTCCAAGCCGGGCCGCGTGGTGGCCGGCATCACCAAGCGCAGCGGCAGCAGCGCCGGGCAGATCCGCACGGTGTCGCAGGTGTTCGTCTACCCGGGCTATGTCGACGCCAACGTGGGCAAGGACGCGGCGCTGCTGAAGCTGTCCTCGCCGCTGGACCTGAGCGGCGCGAACGCGAAGGCCATCCCGCGGGTCACCGAGGAGGACGAGGCGGCGGGCGTGACCAACGCGGGCGTCATCGCGCGCGTCACGGGCTGGGGCACGCTGAGCAGCGGCTCCTCCTCCCTGCCGGACACGCTCCAGACGGTGAACGTGGCCCTCATCACCAACGCCTCCGCGCAGTCCAGCTACCCCAGCGAGACCATCGGCGCGGACCAGCTGGGCGCGGCGTCGCCGGGCAAGGACTCCTGCCAGGGTGACAGCGGGGGGCCCCTCACCGTCCTCAAGGGCGGCACCCAGGTGCTCGCGGGCATCGTGAGCTGGGGCTACGGCTGCGCCGACGCGCGCTACCCGGGCATGTACGGCCGCGTGTCGTCCTTCGAGAACTGGATCACCAACACCCTCAACGGCGCGTCCCAGGGCACGACGGTGCTCGACCTGGGCGGCCTGTCGGGCGCCACCGGCTCCTTCACGCACTACGCCATCAACGTCCCCTCGGGCACCACCGCGCTGACGGTGTTCCAGTCGGGCGGCACGGGCGACGCGGACCTGTACGTGCGCCAGGGCGCGCAGCCCACCACGTCCCTGTACAACTGCCGCCCGTACGCCAGCGGCAACGAGGAGACCTGCACCTTCAACAACCCCACCGCCGGCACCTGGTACGTGTCCGTGCGCGGCTACAGCGCGTTCACGGGCGTCTCCTTGAAGGCCACCGTGCAGTAG
- a CDS encoding SGNH/GDSL hydrolase family protein, translating to MPLPPPFWLPAFTAPMHPSASGARAAELAGPSFRAQTVRMFVRPTLAGPRLRLVLSNQYGTQPLRLEAVRVALRVSGITIDPATVREVRFAGAASVSIPPGRTAVSEAVELAVDGQRDVAVSLYFLERSGAVTWHLQGANSTYVSASGDHTAARTFESALTTRSLYFLTALHVDAAHDASLVATFGDSITDGAGSTVDTGRSWPARLAQRLAARGGKPVGVLNAGLSGNRLLKDDYGPKGSQRFERDVLAQRGVKAVILLEGINDIGRSGPASGAVTAAQIIQGYEQLIQRARAKGLKVYGGTLTPMQGHPYFTPEHEALREAVNQWIRGAGGFDAVIDFEAAVRDPANPDAIRKELTVEGLHPNDAGAERMANAIDLRLWE from the coding sequence GTGCCGCTCCCTCCACCGTTCTGGCTCCCCGCCTTCACCGCGCCCATGCATCCGTCGGCCAGCGGCGCTCGCGCCGCCGAGCTCGCCGGGCCCAGCTTCCGCGCCCAGACGGTGCGGATGTTCGTGCGTCCGACGCTGGCGGGCCCTCGCCTGAGGCTCGTGTTGAGCAACCAGTACGGGACGCAGCCCCTGCGGCTGGAGGCGGTCCGGGTGGCCCTCCGAGTCAGCGGCATCACCATCGACCCCGCGACGGTCCGGGAGGTTCGCTTCGCGGGTGCGGCCTCCGTCAGCATCCCTCCAGGCCGGACGGCCGTCAGTGAAGCCGTCGAGCTCGCGGTCGATGGCCAGCGGGATGTGGCCGTCTCGCTCTATTTCCTGGAGCGCTCGGGCGCGGTGACGTGGCACCTCCAGGGCGCCAACAGCACCTATGTCTCCGCGAGCGGCGACCACACGGCGGCGCGGACCTTCGAGTCCGCGCTCACGACGCGCAGTCTCTATTTCCTCACCGCGCTGCACGTGGACGCGGCGCACGACGCATCCCTGGTCGCGACGTTCGGTGACTCCATCACCGACGGCGCGGGCTCCACGGTGGACACGGGGCGCTCGTGGCCGGCCCGCCTGGCCCAGCGGCTGGCGGCGCGGGGTGGCAAGCCCGTGGGCGTGCTCAACGCGGGGCTGTCAGGGAACCGGCTGTTGAAGGACGACTATGGGCCCAAGGGGTCGCAGCGCTTCGAGCGGGACGTGCTGGCCCAGCGGGGCGTCAAGGCCGTCATCCTCCTGGAGGGCATCAACGACATCGGTCGGTCGGGGCCCGCTTCCGGAGCAGTGACCGCCGCGCAAATCATCCAGGGTTACGAACAGCTCATCCAGCGTGCGCGGGCCAAGGGCCTGAAGGTGTATGGCGGAACCCTGACGCCCATGCAGGGCCACCCCTACTTCACGCCGGAGCACGAGGCCCTGCGCGAGGCCGTGAACCAGTGGATCCGTGGCGCTGGCGGGTTCGATGCGGTGATTGACTTCGAGGCGGCGGTGAGAGACCCGGCCAACCCCGACGCGATCCGCAAGGAGCTGACCGTGGAGGGACTGCATCCCAATGACGCGGGCGCCGAGCGCATGGCCAACGCCATCGACCTCCGCCTGTGGGAGTAA
- a CDS encoding Rcat domain-containing protein, with translation MARNVPRASRCPHCNAPFTPQVSRTHYTCGYCGHAFDLEGPPSIPPAPPAPASAPTNPQVAMIIAGSVGVLLLGVIVAVFAWRGDPPEEVPPSRPEPVSSPPPAVVPPPPFVPSPPPPPRPERLQWAERDAPVFVDLNGDGTDEIIGHVSRYNSGSTDLVAAFDGKTFEKLWETLPSEGPDASSTTKVIAQGGRLVMSEQRAVNLLELETGKRLGRVALSDSPRRLCIPPGDTESVWVEVVDRKHLLFNTRTATARPAPRAPPGCATPPLSPQTCNMLRPAEHPTPCIRSSYPPSDIRGFSTQYLYRANGYTLALGSRWPGTQVPLVAVYEPGNRKPLWHGVVADGDPLLLRDTPPKTADITRDAVYILYEMEQGGARLIRRDLRTGAIAWDVAVPRTNMGTSPSVIWIQGERIYVPHWQSLEVFDAATGNLVGTLGPE, from the coding sequence ATGGCCCGGAACGTCCCCAGAGCCTCCCGCTGCCCCCACTGCAACGCACCCTTCACGCCGCAGGTCTCGCGGACGCACTACACCTGCGGCTACTGCGGCCATGCGTTCGACCTGGAAGGGCCGCCTTCGATTCCGCCCGCCCCGCCAGCGCCCGCCTCCGCGCCGACGAACCCGCAGGTCGCGATGATCATCGCGGGGTCCGTGGGGGTGCTCCTGCTGGGGGTGATCGTCGCGGTGTTCGCATGGCGCGGCGACCCTCCAGAGGAGGTCCCCCCCTCCAGGCCCGAGCCCGTCTCCAGCCCGCCCCCAGCCGTTGTCCCCCCGCCCCCCTTCGTTCCCAGTCCTCCTCCGCCGCCCCGCCCGGAGCGCCTCCAGTGGGCGGAGCGGGATGCGCCGGTGTTCGTGGACCTCAACGGGGATGGGACCGACGAGATCATCGGGCACGTGAGCCGCTACAACTCCGGCTCGACGGACCTGGTGGCCGCCTTCGACGGGAAGACGTTCGAGAAGCTCTGGGAGACGCTGCCCTCGGAGGGGCCGGATGCCTCCAGCACGACGAAGGTCATCGCCCAGGGCGGGCGGCTGGTGATGAGCGAGCAGCGCGCGGTGAACCTGCTGGAGCTCGAAACGGGCAAGCGGCTGGGGCGCGTGGCGCTGTCGGACTCGCCGCGCCGGCTCTGCATCCCGCCAGGAGACACGGAGTCCGTCTGGGTGGAGGTGGTGGACCGCAAGCACCTGCTCTTCAACACCCGCACGGCCACCGCACGGCCCGCGCCCCGGGCCCCGCCCGGCTGCGCGACGCCGCCCCTGAGCCCCCAGACCTGCAACATGCTCCGCCCCGCGGAACACCCCACGCCCTGCATCCGCTCCAGCTACCCGCCCTCCGACATCCGCGGCTTCTCCACGCAGTACCTCTACCGGGCGAACGGCTACACCCTGGCGCTGGGCTCGCGGTGGCCGGGGACGCAGGTGCCCCTGGTGGCGGTGTACGAGCCTGGGAACCGGAAGCCCCTGTGGCACGGCGTCGTCGCGGACGGGGATCCGCTCCTGCTGAGGGACACGCCCCCGAAGACCGCCGACATCACCCGTGACGCGGTGTACATCCTCTACGAGATGGAGCAGGGAGGCGCGCGGCTCATCCGGCGCGACCTGCGCACCGGCGCCATCGCCTGGGACGTGGCGGTGCCCCGCACCAACATGGGCACGTCCCCGTCCGTCATCTGGATCCAAGGCGAACGCATCTACGTGCCGCACTGGCAATCGCTGGAGGTGTTCGACGCGGCGACGGGCAACCTCGTCGGCACGCTCGGACCAGAGTGA